GCGCGGCGGCTCGTACCTGGCCATGGAGGGGCCGCAGTTCTCCACGCTCGCCGAGAGCGAGCTGTACCGGAGCTGGGGCTGCAGCGTGATCGGCATGACGAACATGCCCGAGGCCAAGCTCGCCCGGGAGGCGGAGCTCTGCTACGCGACGGTGGCCATGGTGACGGACTTCGACTGCTGGCACCCGGGCCATGAGGCCGTCACGGTGGACCAGGTCGTCAGTGTGCTGGTGGCCAACGCGGGCAAGGCGCGCGCGCTGGTGAAGAGCGTGGTGCCCCAGCTCGGCCAGCACGTGGGCCCGTGCCGCCACGGGTGCCAGACGGCGCTCGACCATGCCCTCATCACCGCGCCCGAGGCCCGCGACCCGGCCGTCCTCCAGCGGCTCGACGCCGTGGCCGGCCGGGTCCTGAAGCGCTAGCCGCCCGCCCCCGCTCGTCCAGAGCGCCCGAGCCCCTCCTGACGCGCCCACGGAGAGGGCGCCTGAGCCCCTGCTCCCCCTCCCACCGGGAGAGGGTCGGGGTGAGGGTATCGGGTCTACTGTATTGCCCCCCCTGGGCACCCCCTCGCGAGGAGACACCGCCGCATGAAGGTCCATGGAAAGCCAATGCGTACCCTCTGGGTCGAGGCCGACGGCTGGTCGGTGGGAATCATCGACCAGACGCACCTGCCCCACGCCCTGGTGACGCTGCGGCTCACGACGCTCGACGAGGCGGCGCATGCCATCCGCTCCATGCAGGTGCGAGGAGCGCCGCTGATCGGCGCGGTGGCGGCGTACGGCGTGTGCCTGGGGCTGCGCGGAGACGCGTCGGACGGGGCGCTCGAGCGGACGTGCGCGCTGCTGCAGGAGACGCGGCCCACGGCGGTGAACCTGCGCTGGGCGCTGGACGAGATGCGCCGGACGCTGCGGCCGCTGGCGCCTGGGCAGCGGGTGGCGGTGGCGTACCAGCGCGCGGCGGCCATCGCCGACGAGGACGTGGCCATCAACCGGGCCATTGGCGCGCACGGGCTGGGGCTCATCGCGTCGGCCTGGGAGCGCAAGGGCCGGCAAGGGCGGGTGAACGTGCTGACCCACTGCAACGCGGGCTGGCTGGCGACGGTGGACTGGGGCACGGCGCTCTCGCCCATCTACCAGGCGCATGACAGCGGCATCGCGGTGCACGTCTGGGTGGACGAGACGCGGCCGCGCAACCAGGGCGCGAGCCTGACGGCGTGGGAGCTGGGACAGCACGGTGTGCCGCACACCGTCATCGTGGACAACATGGGCGGGCACCTGATGCAGCACGGGCAGGTGGACCTGTGCATCGTGGGGACGGACCGCACGACGGCGCGGGGCGACGTGGCGAACAAGATTGGCACGTACCTGAAGGCGCTGGCGGCGAAGGACAACGGGGTGCCCTTCTACGTGGCGCTGCCCTCGCCGACCATCGACTGGACGCTGGAGGATGGGGTGCGGGACATCCCCATCGAGCAGCGGGATGGGCGCGAGGTGACGGACGTGAGCGGGCGGCTGCCCTCGGGTGAGGTGGTGACGGTGCGGGTGACGCCGGAGGGGAGCGCGGTGGCCAACTACGGCTTCGACGTGACCCCGGCGCGGCTGGTGACGGCGCTCGTCACGGAGCGGGGCGTGTGCGCGGCCAGCACCGAGGGCCTGCTGTCGCTCTTCCCCGAGCGGCGGCCGGTGCGGGAGACGGGAACGTGAGCACGGTGGGACACCTGGCGCTGCGCGAGGCGATGATCGCCACGGCGCGGCGGATGAACACGTCGGGGCTGAACCAGGGGACGAGCGGCAACCTGAGCCAGCGGGTGGAGGACGGCTTCCTGCTGACGCCCACGGGGATGGACTACGACGCGCTGGTGCCGGACGACATCGTGCT
The sequence above is drawn from the Archangium gephyra genome and encodes:
- the mtnA gene encoding S-methyl-5-thioribose-1-phosphate isomerase, which translates into the protein MKVHGKPMRTLWVEADGWSVGIIDQTHLPHALVTLRLTTLDEAAHAIRSMQVRGAPLIGAVAAYGVCLGLRGDASDGALERTCALLQETRPTAVNLRWALDEMRRTLRPLAPGQRVAVAYQRAAAIADEDVAINRAIGAHGLGLIASAWERKGRQGRVNVLTHCNAGWLATVDWGTALSPIYQAHDSGIAVHVWVDETRPRNQGASLTAWELGQHGVPHTVIVDNMGGHLMQHGQVDLCIVGTDRTTARGDVANKIGTYLKALAAKDNGVPFYVALPSPTIDWTLEDGVRDIPIEQRDGREVTDVSGRLPSGEVVTVRVTPEGSAVANYGFDVTPARLVTALVTERGVCAASTEGLLSLFPERRPVRETGT